The following proteins are encoded in a genomic region of Populus nigra chromosome 16, ddPopNigr1.1, whole genome shotgun sequence:
- the LOC133675691 gene encoding acidic endochitinase-like, protein MACQAKAITLLLSILAVSLCKPSDGAGIAIYWGQNGNEGSLADTCNTGNYQFVNVAFLSSFGNGQSPVLNLAGHCDPSAGTCTGISNDIRSCQNQGIKVLLSIGGGAGSYSLSSADDAGQVANYIWNNFLGGQSSSRPLGDAILDGVDFDIEAGSGQFWDDLARALNGFSQQRKVYLAAAPQCIFPDANLDTAIKTGLFDYVWVQFYNNPPCQYVNDATGLLSAWNQWTTVQSNQIFLGLPAAPEAAPSGGFIPADVLISQVLPSIKGSPKYGGVMLWSKQYDNGYSAAIKGSV, encoded by the coding sequence ATGGCTTGCCAGGCAAAAGCTATCACCCTTCTTCTATCCATCTTAGCTGTCTCCTTATGCAAACCCTCAGATGGTGCAGGCATCGCCATCTATTGGGGTCAAAATGGCAATGAAGGCAGCTTAGCTGATACTTGCAACACAGGAAACTATCAATTTGTGAACGTAGCTTTCCTATCTAGTTTCGGCAATGGCCAATCTCCAGTGCTGAACCTAGCAGGCCATTGTGACCCCAGCGCCGGTACTTGCACCGGCATAAGCAATGACATTAGATCTTGTCAAAATCAAGGAATCAAAGTGCTACTTTCCATTGGAGGTGGCGCAGGCAGCTACTCCCTTTCATCAGCCGACGATGCAGGGCAAGTTgcaaactatatctggaataacTTCCTTGGTGGTCAGTCCAGCTCACGTCCGCTAGGCGATGCCATCTTAGATGGGGTTGATTTTGACATCGAGGCAGGTTCAGGCCAGTTCTGGGATGATCTTGCTAGGGCACTTAATGGCTTTAGCCAACAAAGGAAGGTATACTTAGCTGCAGCTCCACAATGCATCTTCCCTGATGCTAATCTGGACACTGCAATCAAAACTGGCCTGTTTGATTACGTGTGGGTTCAATTCTATAACAATCCTCCATGTCAATACGTAAATGATGCTACCGGTCTCTTGAGTGCATGGAACCAATGGACCACAGTTCAATCCAATCAAATATTCCTGGGACTACCTGCTGCTCCCGAGGCCGCCCCTAGTGGTGGATTCATCCCTGCTGATGTGCTCATTTCTCAGGTCCTTCCATCTATCAAGGGTTCACCTAAGTATGGAGGCGTGATGCTCTGGAGCAAGCAGTATGACAATGGGTATAGTGCAGCTATAAAGGGCAGTGTCTAG
- the LOC133675690 gene encoding hevamine-A-like encodes MAKYSQATLLLLPLLVLLLTKSSHAAGGISIYWGQNGNEGTLAQTCATGRYAYVNIAFLNKFGNGQTPEMNLAGHCNPANGGCTIVSGGIKSCQQQGIKVLLSLGGGIGNYTLASKGDAKNVADYLWNNFLGGQSSSRPLGDAVLDGIDFDIEQGSTLYWEDLARFLSKYGRKVYLAAAPQCPFPDSNLGTALNTGLFDYVWVQFYNNRPCQYSSGNTTNLLNSWNRWTTSIDAGKIFLGLPAAPSAAGSGYIPPDVLTSQILPVIKKSPKYGGVMLWSKYWDDQNGYSPSIISSV; translated from the coding sequence ATGGCCAAATATTCTCAAGCCACCCTGCTTCTCCTTCCTCTCCTGGTCCTTTTGCTAACTAAATCCTCTCATGCTGCCGGTGGGATTTCAATCTACTGGGGTCAAAATGGCAATGAAGGAACTCTAGCACAAACATGTGCCACGGGAAGATATGCTTATGTTAACATAGCTTTTCTCAACAAGTTTGGCAATGGTCAAACCCCAGAAATGAACCTTGCTGGACATTGCAACCCAGCAAACGGTGGCTGTACAATTGTCAGCGGTGGCATCAAAAGTTGTCAGCAGCAAGGGATTAAGGTGCTGCTTTCTCTCGGTGGTGGCATTGGAAACTATACTCTAGCCTCTAAAGGCGATGCCAAAAACGTAGCAGATTACTTGTGGAACAATTTCTTAGGTGGACAATCATCTTCTCGTCCTCTAGGTGATGCTGTTCTGGATGGCATTGATTTTGACATTGAGCAAGGATCAACTCTATATTGGGAGGATCTTGCTCGTTTCTTATCTAAATATGGAAGAAAAGTGTATTTAGCAGCAGCTCCTCAGTGTCCATTCCCAGACAGTAATTTAGGGACTGCCCTTAATACTGGTCTTTTTGACTATGTCTGGGTCCAATTCTACAACAACCGTCCTTGCCAGTATAGTTCAGGTAACACAACTAACCTCTTAAATTCATGGAATCGTTGGACTACATCAATAGACGCAGGAAAGATATTTCTAGGCTTGCCGGCAGCTCCTTCGGCAGCCGGAAGCGGGTACATTCCACCAGATGTGTTGACTTCTCAGATTCTTCCGGTGATAAAGAAGTCACCCAAGTATGGAGGTGTCATGCTTTGGTCAAAGTACTGGGATGATCAGAATGGGTACAGTCCCTCCATTATCAGCAGTGTATGA
- the LOC133675693 gene encoding acidic endochitinase-like: MACQAKAITLLLSILAVSLCKPSNGAGIAIYWGQNGNEGSLADTCNTGNYQFVNVAFLSSFGNGQSPVLNLAGHCDPSAGTCTGISNDIRSCQNQGIKVLLSIGGGAGSYSLSSADDAGQVANYIWNNFLGGQSSSRPLGDAILDGVDFDIEAGSGQFWDDLARALNGFSQQRKVYLAAAPQCIFPDANLDTAIKTGLFDYVWVQFYNNPPCQYVNDATGLLSAWNQWTTVQSNQIFLGLPAAPEAAPSGGFIPADVLISQVLPSIKGSPKYGGVMLWSKQYDNGYSAAIKGSV, translated from the coding sequence ATGGCTTGCCAAGCAAAAGCTATCACCCTTCTTCTATCCATCTTAGCTGTCTCCTTATGCAAACCCTCAAATGGTGCAGGCATCGCCATCTATTGGGGTCAAAATGGCAATGAAGGCAGCTTAGCTGATACTTGCAACACAGGAAACTATCAATTTGTGAACGTAGCTTTCCTATCTAGTTTCGGCAATGGCCAATCTCCAGTGCTGAACCTAGCAGGCCATTGTGACCCCAGCGCCGGTACTTGCACCGGCATAAGCAATGACATTAGATCTTGTCAAAATCAAGGAATCAAGGTGCTGCTTTCCATTGGAGGTGGCGCAGGCAGCTACTCCCTTTCATCGGCCGACGATGCAGGGCAAGTTgcaaactatatctggaataacTTCCTTGGTGGTCAGTCCAGCTCACGTCCGCTAGGCGATGCCATCTTAGATGGGGTTGATTTTGACATCGAGGCAGGTTCAGGCCAGTTCTGGGATGATCTTGCTAGGGCACTTAATGGCTTTAGCCAACAAAGGAAGGTATACTTAGCTGCAGCTCCACAATGCATCTTCCCTGATGCTAATCTGGACACTGCAATCAAAACTGGCCTGTTTGATTACGTGTGGGTTCAATTCTATAACAATCCTCCATGTCAATACGTAAATGATGCTACCGGTCTCTTGAGTGCATGGAACCAATGGACCACAGTTCAATCCAATCAAATATTCCTGGGACTACCTGCTGCTCCTGAGGCGGCCCCTAGTGGTGGATTCATCCCTGCTGATGTGCTCATTTCTCAGGTCCTTCCATCTATCAAGGGTTCACCTAAGTATGGAGGCGTGATGCTCTGGAGCAAGCAGTATGACAATGGGTATAGTGCAGCTATAAAGGGCAGTGTCTAG